The window AACGACACCACAACCAGCCGTGGCACGGCATCCCCGCAGGTGGTAGCTCACCAGACCCGAGTGAACTCAACCCCGGAGATCTCCTCATCATCAGGGTCAACGGCGAGGGCGTCCGGGCGCTGTGGACGTTCAGAGAAGCACGACGCGTCGACGATCAGTCGATTCTCCCACCCGACTGGCGCGACCACGAAGGGGATGAGCGAGACTACGAGTGGATCATCTATTGCGGGGAAGCTCCGGCTCGACGGTTCGATGAGACCTACTCCGAAGAGTGGAACGAGTCGCCAGATCTCCACTATGCGGCACTGACAGGGACGGCGAAGAAGGGCGATAGCGTCGTCCAGCCGTACGTCGAGTTCCTCCTGGAGAAGGACATCCCGAGTGCAGCTCGTGAGGCACTCCTCGAAGTCAGCCAGGAGCGTACCGCACAGTCGACACCCGGTGACAGCGGCGGACGCTGGTCTCGTGAGGAGTACATCCTCGCACTCGACCTCTATCTCAACCATCCGGAGATCACGCACGACGACTCAGATCCGGACGTCCAGGACGTTGCAACCCTCACAGGAAGATCGTCGAACTCGATCGCGCTCAGGCTTGCGAACTTCCGTCATCTCGATCCCGAGGGAACGGAAGGGATGTCGAACGTGGGTTCGGATTGTCGGAATATCTGGGAAGAGTTCTACGGGCAAGAAGACGAGCTCGCGTACAGAGCCGAGGAGATCAGAGATGACCTCGGTGGGGGCCAGACTAGCACGTCGACGTCGGGGTCGAGTACGTCCATGTCAACTGTCTCTGGGACGGAGACAGTAGAGACTGGAGAGACAACCTCGACACAGACGGTTCGGCGGGGGCAAGCGAAGTTCCGTGCTGCCGTCAGGGAACGGTACGACGACCAGTGTGTCCTCTGTGACATCGAGAAGCCGACGTTACTGGAGGCAGCGCACATCCTCGAGTGGGAGAAGTTTGAGGGCGAACGGGGAGATCCCGCAAACGGGCTCCTCCTCTGTCGGAACCACCACCAGGCCTTCGAGCGGGACCTGTTCACGCTCTCAGAAGAGTACGAGATCGTGCCGCGGCCCGACCTGACGTTTGAGAGTCAGTGGTTGCGAGAGACGATCACAGATCGTGCAGGAGAGGCAGTAGAGTTCCCCAACGACCCGCCATCGAGTGAGTATCTCGCTCAGTACAACGAGCGACTTGCTTGGGTGGACGACGAGTGAGATAGGTCAATTTACTCGTCGGGGAAAGATACCCGGATCTACCTTGACGTCGGACTCGCTGATCTCCCAGCTGTGACATCGAATCTACCACGTAGACTGAATGAATCAAATTGTGAGTCGGCTACGATCGGCCACACTGAATTAGCGAGTAACGGATGCCAATGTATGCTATAATACAGACTCTACGGCCCTACGTTTACCAGGAGGGAGAAATTCAGCTCTGTTATCGAAAATGTGCTCGATTGTGTTTGTCGATTCACCCGCGTCCCGTACTTCGCGTATCGCCTCCGGACCAGCATACAAGATAGATCGAGCCAGTATCTCCACAACGGCCTCTCGAAGCCGTGACTCCGAGAGGTAGCGAGAATTTGCGTGACGTCGTAATCGAGCGCTATTTTCTATTGTCTCAATGAGAGAGGTGGTAGCGTCGGTGATCTGGGTCGTTAATCTGGTGAGATCCTCACTACTGAATAACCTCGCAGAAGGGTAGCCAACAGGGCAGCATTCGTTTATCAGTTGTTCGAATGCCCAGCCGTACTGTTTGTGATATTGATCAACATCATCCGCGAGATGGGCGTCCATCACGATCGCTGCAAACAGCAGGTTCGGAAGCAAGTTAGACTGGATCTCTTTGAAGATTTCTTCAGGTACCTCGGAGGGAGATTTGCCAAGTTTCAGATTGTACAAGTACTGTTCCAGTAAACTCTGAACCCGACCCTCGGAGCGATCAGTGTACACGTCATGGAGACAGTTGACAACGTCTTGTGTCGGAACCGTTGGATCCGGAACTGCCGAATCAAGGATCAGCAACTGGAGCGAGACAGAATTGATTGCCCGTAATCGATGACTAACGGCTGTTGCGCAAGGCTCTGATTGGGAGGTCTGCCTAACGTAGGTCCGGAGCTCTTCCTGCCAGTTTTCCAGATAGGTTACCAACAGATCATTGGGATCATGACTTGACCCCGTATTCCAGGCGGTCAGTCTGAGGCCCCCCCGTGGTCCGCTGTCCGACTCCTCGCGGAGTCCGCTGGGTTCAGCAGGAGTATCTGCATCGCTCCGATTGTTCAGAGCTTGGAGTAGTGCTGACATTGAGTCGCGGATCGTTTCCTGATCTTCTCCCTCACTGAGATACAGTCCAAATACCTGCTCAGGCACCGCTGTCGTACCGGATTCGGTGAGTTCCTCAGCCGTTGCTGTATTACTGTCCGGGGTGTAGACTTGGAGCCATCGCGGATTCGATGTGGTCCCATCAATAACAAGCCGAGCGACACCCCCCAGTCTGAATGGCCCATTCGCTTCCTGCTCGACGTGGCGACTTGAATACTCGAACGCAAGCCGCTGATCGCTCGACTGTGATTCGATTCCCTCGGTCTGATTCCACTCAAGATCTATCGGCGAAAGTCCGTAGGTGTCAGTTGGCGCATCCTGACGAGCTCCGATCTGGAGTGTGCCCTCACCTGATTCGAGGGCTGACTTAAGTTCTGGAGACACATCTCCACGGAGTTTGACTGTCCCACCATCGAACGATCCATATCGGTGGTAGCTAACGTTTGAGAGACTCACTACCGGGCCGGCCTTTTCTGTTGGAGTCGGCTCACGACTCTCGAACAAACCGTTGAGATCCGCCGGTTCGAAATCTTCGGCAGTTGTAGGAATGGCTTTTTCAAATGGATTTGCTTCAAGTAAATATGCGAATCCATCGAGTCTCGGCTTCCGACGGAAAAGCGCCGTCTCGATATTCCCTCCGTTCTTTGCTGAAGAGAGCAGGGCAGCCTGCGAGGCGTTCGGGCTACCACTCAAGCAGTAGGTGGCCTTCTCAGTCCGGAAGACAAGCAGTTTACCGTGGACGTAGCGGTGGCTATCATACTCGAGTGCAGCCGTACCGTCTCGTTGCAACCATGTGGCAAAGGCATCCGAGTCAAGTTGGCTTCTGTCTCTCTGCAGCCAGAGTGTCGTCTCAATCTCTTTGGACATGAAGTACTCCGGGACGCGCATTGAGGTTCCATAGAACGGAGCGATAATGTCCACCGATTGGAGCTGTTCTCCTCGATCCTCGATCGCCGCAATGGCCTGTTCGAGGATTGGCTGAGAGAGTGAATGGAATAGTCGTGTTGCGTCCGCAGTCGAGGTCAGCTGGGTAGTATCGATATCATGGACCCATGCGGCAGCTCCGAGCGTGTGGTCGATTGTCTGTCTCGTCGCCGAATCGACTGTTCGACCAAATTCGCTATTGAGGAGTGTATGGAGGTACTCTTCGAGATCGCAGTAGAGCCTCGCTTGCATAGCTCGTGTAGCCGCTGACTCTGATCCGGTCTCGTCACCGTCGGGATCAGCAGGA of the Salinirubrum litoreum genome contains:
- a CDS encoding HNH endonuclease, whose protein sequence is MTKTWLLNTIPSHWDHYYEGPDTDDHPERHHNQPWHGIPAGGSSPDPSELNPGDLLIIRVNGEGVRALWTFREARRVDDQSILPPDWRDHEGDERDYEWIIYCGEAPARRFDETYSEEWNESPDLHYAALTGTAKKGDSVVQPYVEFLLEKDIPSAAREALLEVSQERTAQSTPGDSGGRWSREEYILALDLYLNHPEITHDDSDPDVQDVATLTGRSSNSIALRLANFRHLDPEGTEGMSNVGSDCRNIWEEFYGQEDELAYRAEEIRDDLGGGQTSTSTSGSSTSMSTVSGTETVETGETTSTQTVRRGQAKFRAAVRERYDDQCVLCDIEKPTLLEAAHILEWEKFEGERGDPANGLLLCRNHHQAFERDLFTLSEEYEIVPRPDLTFESQWLRETITDRAGEAVEFPNDPPSSEYLAQYNERLAWVDDE